Proteins encoded together in one Anguilla anguilla isolate fAngAng1 chromosome 9, fAngAng1.pri, whole genome shotgun sequence window:
- the LOC118236700 gene encoding solute carrier family 22 member 5-like: MHVTDYDDFIKFMGEWGPFQKLITLLLCLSVIPNGLTGLSMVFIADTPPHHCVIPSNANISAEWRNHSIPLEDANGVMRYSKCTRYKLDVIKLLSDNGYVPGVDVNITELEQESCKDGWEYDREMYISTIVSEWDLVCNDAWKVPMTSSMYFFGVLTGSFLSGQLSDRFGRKIVLFATMGVQTAFSFFQIFSTSWLMFSALFFVVGLGLISNYVAAFVLGTEILSARIRVIFSTAGVCMFFAFGYMMLPLMAFFIRDWRMLVVAIAVPGVFFFPVWRLVPESPRWLLSQGRVEEAEAILRGAARKNGITAPEVIFAPLQVENDMEKFKRHTICDLVKSNNIRWITIMLSSVWVIISIGYFAVSLNTSNLYGDRYLNCFLSAAVEVPAYMLSWALFRSCSRRLCLFAMLFIGGAVLLLAQLIPRDLSSLSTALEMVGKFGITVAFTIVYAFSAELYPTVLRNTAVCACSMAARLGSIAAPYFVYLGTYYKSLPYLLMGSLSVLGALISILLPETHGLPLPETINHMQSIQRCKKRQTSNNITRDTAEEQNASML, translated from the exons ATGCACGTGACAGACTACGATGACTTTATCAAATTTATGGGAGAATGGGGACCTTTCCAAAAACTGATCACGTTACTCCTCTGTTTGAGCGTAATTCCCAACGGATTGACAGGTTTGTCTATGGTATTCATCGCCGACACGCCACCGCACCACTGCGTAATACCCTCAAACGCCAATATTAGCGCCGAATGGAGAAACCATTCTATTCCGCTGGAAGATGCAAATGGGGTGATGCGCTATAGCAAATGCACCCGATACAAACTGGACGTAATAAAACTTCTTTCAGACAATGGATACGTACCTGGAGTAGACGTGAACATTACAGAACTAGAACAAGAAAGTTGTAAGGATGGTTGGGAATACGACAGAGAAATGTATATTTCAACTATCGTGTCCGAG TGGGATCTGGTGTGTAATGATGCGTGGAAGGTCCCCATGACCAGCTCCATGTATTTCTTTGGAGTGTTAACTGGATCCTTCCTTTCTGGACAACTGTCTGACAG gttTGGGAGGAAAATCGTTCTGTTTGCAACAATGGGGGTTCAGACAGCGTTCTCGTTCTTCCAGATTTTCTCCACGTCCTGGCTTATGTTCTCCGCGCTTTTCTTTGTCGTTGGTTTAGGACTAATTTCTAACTACGTCGCAGCGTTTGTGCTAG GAACAGAAATTTTGAGTGCACGCATTCGGGTCATATTCTCCACTGCgggagtgtgcatgttttttgcCTTCGGCTACATGATGCTTCCCCTGATGGCCTTCTTCATCAGAGACTGGAGAATGCTGGTGGTCGCCATAGCGGTCCCAggagttttctttttccccGTTTGGAG GTTAGTCCCGGAGTCCCCCCGGTGGCTTCTCTCTCAGGGCCGGGTGGAGGAGGCAGAGGCCATTTTGAGAGGTGCTGCCCGGAAGAATGGAATCACAGCCCCGGAGGTCATCTTTGCACCTCTCCAG GTAGAAAACGATATGGAAAAATTTAAACGCCACACCATCTGTGATCTTGTGAAGTCCAACAACATCCGCTGGATCACAATCATGCTGAGCTCCGTGTG GGTGATCATCTCAATCGGGTACTTTGCCGTATCATTGAACACCTCCAATTTGTATGGGGATCGCTATCTGAACTGTTTCCTCTCGGCGGCTGTTGAAGTCCCAGCCTACATGTTGTCATGGGCCCTATTTCGCTCTTGCTCAAGGCGGCTGTGTCTCTTTGCCATGCTGTTCATCGGTGGAGCTGTACTACTATTAGCTCAGCTCATACCAAGAG ATTTAAGTTCATTATCTACTGCTCTGGAGATGGTGGGAAAATTTGGGATCACAGTGGCTTTCACTATCGTGTATGCCTTCTCGGCAGAGCTGTACCCCACAGTCCTGAGGAACACCGCCGTGTGCGCCTGCTCCATGGCGGCTCGGCtggggagcattgctgcacCCTACTTTGTCTATCTGG GAACCTATTACAAGTCCTTGCCATACTTGTTAATGGGGAGCCTCAGTGTTTTGGGGGCGTTGATTAGCATCCTGCTTCCTGAGACCCATGGTTTACCTCTTCCTGAGACCATCAATCACATGCAGTCTATTCAAAG GTGTAAAAAGAGGCAAACATCAAATAATATTACCAGAGATACTGCAGAAGAGCAGAATGCTTCAATGTTGTAA